GGACAATCTTCATGAACGATACGCCGGTTCCTGAAAATGGCTTAAGCAGCCTGCTCACTGCCCACCCACGGGAATCATCCGTGCTCGTGCGCGCTGATCGAGTGACAGTGCTCGACCGATTCGTGTCCGTCGTCGATGAGATCCGCAGCTTGGGCTTTCAGCAGGTCAGTCTTGAGGTGGTTCGCTCATGAGTCTGGCACTGCCAGTGGACTCGTCGCAACGCCAACGGGCTTCGCTCTGCTGGGCCTTCTCCATGTCGATCCACGGCCTGCTCATCGGGCTAGCCGTCGCGTTGCTCACGGAAATACCAACGCCGCCCCCCCCCACCTTCAAGTGGGACGTGGCGGTCGTGCAACCTCCGCCTCCTGCGACAGAACCAGCGCCGTCGCCGCCCGTTGAGTCGCAGCCTCCGCCCACACCTCAACCGGTGACACAGACACACCCTCGGCCTCAGCCGGTTCAGCAGGTCAAGAGTCAACCCGTCGTCCAACAGGTCCAACGCGTGACGGAGCCGCGGCCGGTTCAACAGACCCAGCCCATCCGGGACAGCCTGCCGGTACAGACTGCTCAACCAATTCAACAGGTCACCACGCAACAGATCGCAACTGTTACCCCGACCATCCAGGAACCGGTGAGTTCCACCACGGAAGTCGCGAAAACCGTTGTGGAACACACTGCCGTCGTCCAAGAATCGACTCCAGTCGTCCAACAATACTCCGTGCCTCAAGCGGTCGCTTCAACCGAACCGGTCATCAAACAGGCGGAGCCTCTCACTCAGATCGCCGCCATTGAGAGCGACGCCGCGCCAATCGAAACGGCGCCCGTGCCGGTCGAGGCTCCACAACAAGTCGAACAGGCGATCGTTCAACGGCCGGTAGAACCCGTCCAGCATCGGGTCGTGCAACAGCGAACCGTGCGGGCGCGACCTGGAGAACGTCCTGACTACGGGTGGCTTTCGCAGGCTCTCTGGTCTTCCGTCGATCAACGCAAACGCTACCCGGCAGAGGCAAAACGGAATCGTTGGGAAGGCCGCGTCATACTGCGCTTGACGATCGAACAACGGGGCGCCGCCGTCCATTTGCTCGATCTCGTGCTCGAAGAAAGCTCAGGGCATTCTGTTCTGGACCGTCACACGCTGGACATGGTGCGAAACGCCTTTCCCTTGCAGGTCAAACATCAATTGGCCCTGGCAAAAATACAATTGGATTTGCCCTTTTCATATCGAATGGAATAACCGCCTGTCTTTTATCAAGTACGGAGGACTTCATGGCACACCGTCGTCAATTGCTATATTTTCCATTTACTGTCCTGGCCATGGCTGTCACGACACTCTGCGCTGGCACATGGCCCGCTGTCGCGCAGCAGAACGGCGACAAAGCGTTTCATGCGCTGGTCACCGATGCGAAAGACGTGCAGACCGATTTGAAAAACGTGCTGTTTTATTGGGAAGAAAAAGTCAACGAAACGTCCTTTATCCCGCACGAGTTAAAGCACTTGCCGGTCAAACGTGGCACCGCGACGGTCAACATCAAGTTCGACGGCGTGAAACAATTGGAGGTGACACCCGGCGCCGACAAGGCCCTGCCGACACTCCACATCACGCTGGCGAACGGCAAGACGGGAGATTTTCCACTCGCGATTGAGGGAAGTTTCAAGGGCGACTCCGATTTCGGACAGGTTGAACTCCCTGTCCAGGGACTGAAGAAACTCGAGTTCAAATAGCGATCGCAGAATTTCTTCCCGTGTGCGCCTCTCAGGCTGCGTGTCCGGGGGATCTTGAGTACCGGTACCATTTCATGACTCCTCGCCGCACCATATACCTACTGCTCTTCTCTCTGAGCGCGATCCTGGGGCTATTGGCTGTCCGATGGATTGGCTTAACCCCCGTCCCAGCTTCAGACATACCAAACCCACCGCCGTCACCGACGGCGGTGGTGCTCGCTCCGGTGACGCTCGACCGGATCCGGCATACCATCAGAGCGGTCGGCACGCTACGCGCCAACGAAAGCATCATGATTCGCCCCGAGATCGCAGGGCGCATCCGTCAGATCTGGTTCGAGGAAGGCCAGGCCGTGGAGAAAGATCAACTGCTGGTCGAACTCGACGATTCCGAACTCCAAGCCGAAATGGCTCAAGCCGCGGCGCAACTCAAAGTGTCCCGTCTCACGTATGAACGACTGAAACAGTTAGATTTGGACGGCAAGCGATATGTGACAAAGCAGCAGCTTGATGAGGTGGCAGGAGCGCTCCAAGTTTCCCACGCCAACCAAAGTCTCTCTGCCACGCGATTGGCAAAAGCGAAAATACGCGCGCCATTTTCAGGGATCACCGGGATCCGTCGTGTCTCACCGGGCGACTTCGTCGGCACCGGCCTGGATCTGGTGAATCTCGAAGACCTCAGCCTGCTCAAGATCGACTTCAAAGTGCCGGAGACACTTCTTCGCCATTTGGCGCCGGGCCAACCAATCGAGTTGACCACCGATGCATACACAGGCAAGACGTTTAACGGCACCGTCTACGTGATCGATCCACAGGTCGAATTGACCACCAGATCCGTCCAGTTACGGGCCCGCATTCCCAACCCGCAACAGCTCCTTCGTCCAGGCATGTTTGCCCAAGTGCTCCTCACGTACGGCGAGGACGAGCGGGCCCTGATGATTCCCGAAGAAGCCGTCATGCCGAAACAGGACAAGATCTATGTCTACCTGGCCAATGACGGGACCGCGCGGCTGCGTGAGATTACGTTGGGCACGCGCATCAGAGGCTTTGCGCAAGTGCTAAGCGGACTCACGGAACAGGACACGGTAATCCGCGTCGGCCACCATAAAGTGCAAGAGAACGATCCGATCGTTGCCGTGACGGATTCGGTCCGCTGACCCTTCATCCCATACCACTATGAGACTGTCCGCACTCTCCATCGAGCGTCCGGTCCTGGCCACCGTTGCCACGCTCTTGCTGATGCTCTTTGGGATCTTGTCTTTCTCTCGGCTCCCCGTTCGCGAGTACCCCGATATTACTTTCCCTGTGGTGTCCGTACTGACGGTGTACAAGAGCGCCGACGCCCAGCTGGTGGAAACGGACATTACTTCCGTGCTTGAAGATGCCCTGAGCGGCGTCGAGGGCCTGCGAACCTTGCGTTCAAGCAGCAGAGAAGGTCTCTCCGCCATCAGCCTCGAATTCGCCTTGACCCGCAACCTGGATGCGGCGGCCAACGATGTGCGCGATCGCGTCACCAGAGTGCAATCCCTCTTGCCTCAAGCCATTGAAGCGCCACTCGTCATGAAAGAAGACAGCGAAGCCGACGGCATCATGTGGCTGGCGTTGATCAGCGACCGGCATAGCGAATTAGACATGACTGACTTCGCCCAACGGCAATTGAAGGATCGTCTAGCCCCACTGCCGGGCGTGTCGAGTGTGGTGCTCGACGGCGAGCGACGTTATGCCATGCGGATCTGGTTGGACCCGGATCGGCTTGCTTCGCGACTCCTGACGGTGCAGGACGTGGAGAATGCCCTCCTCACGCAGAACGTGTCCATACCCACAGGCCGAATTGAAAGCACCCACCGTGAGTTCAGTGTGCGGATGGGAGGAGGACTGGAGCAACCAGCACAATTCAATCGATTGATCCTGGCCTACCGTGACGGATACCCGGTCCGCCTGCAGGATATCGGAATCGCGGAAATCGCCCCGGAAGACGAGAGGAAACTGGTCCGGGTCAACGGGAAACCGGCAATTGGCCTGGGCATTATGAAGCAGTCAAAGGCCAACACGCTCGAAACCGCGCGCGCCGTCAAGCGCACCCTTCCCTCTCTGGAATCGTTATTGCCTGAGGGCATGCAACTCGTTACCGCCTTCGACAGTTCCATTTACATCGAACGGTCGCTGAAGGAGGTCTACGAGGCCGTGGGCATCTCCGTACTCTTGGTCGTCATGGTGGTGTTCATTTTTCTACGCAGCGCCAAAGCGACACTGATTCCGACTGTGGCCATCCCGGGGTCGATCCTGGGCACCTTCGTATTGATGCACGTGACCGGTAGTTCGATCAACACCATCACCTTGTTAGGATTCGTGTTGGCGATCGGCCTGGTCGTGGACGATGCGATCGTCGTGGTGGAAAATGTCTACCGGCGCATCGAACAAGGCATGAGTCCGACGCAGGCCGCGCTCACAGGGAGCCGTGAAATCGGGTTCGCTGTCATTTCGACGACGTTGACACTCGCCGCCGTCTTCCTCCCGATCATATTCCTTCCCGGCATCGTGGGCCGCCTCTTCTCTGAATTAGGAATCGCCGTCGCGGGTTCGGTGCTCCTCTCTGGGTTCATCGCCTTAACTCTCACGCCGGCAATGTGTGCCCGCCTCTTAGGTTCGGCGGCCACCGCCGGATCGTCCACGCAGGGCTCAGCACTGGATGCCTCCGCCTGGTTGCAATGGCTTACCCGACGTTATCGGGCGACCTTGGAGATGACGCTGCGACGACCGCTGCTGACCATGCTCGCGGCTTTGCTCTCCCTTGCCGTCAGCGGTCTGCTGTTCTGGACGCTGTCCAGCGAACTGGCTCCCCTTGAAGATACCGGCTGGTTCGCAATTCACGTGAACGCGCCCGAAGGGGCGACCCTCGACTACACGGACCGGTATGCCAAGGACAGCGAGCAGCAGGCCGCGAACATTCCTGAAATGGATTCCTATTACACGGTCGTTGCGCGAGGGTTCCGCCCCACATTAGTCAATCGTGCCGTCACATGGGTGACATTGAAGGATTGGTCCGACCGCGACCGTGCGCAACGGGAAATCGTCAACGACGTCGAACCGGCGCTCTCAGCTATTCCGGGCGCCACGGTCTTCGCACTCAACCCGCCGCCCTTCAACCAGGAGGATAGTAAAACCCCGGTGCAGATCGTCGTGCGAGGCCCGACCTACGACGTCTTAGACGAGATCGTGGCGAAAGTCCGCCATGACGCAACGGGACACCCTTCATTGATCAACGTTGACAGTGACCTGGACATGAACAAACCCGGGCTGCGTGTGGAGATCAACCGCGACAAGGCTGCCGACCTCGGGATTCCAATCGAAACGATCGGCCGTACCTTGGAGGTATTTTTGGGTGGGCGGAAATCGTCCACATTCATGCGCGAGGGGAAGGAGTATCCGGTCATTATGCAAACGCGGCCCCTGCACCGCGGCACGAAATCGGATATCGACCATCTTCACGTTCGCGGAAGCCGGGGCGATCTCATCCCGCTCAGCAATCTGGTCACGCTGAGCGAGACGGTCGCGCCGAAACAACTGAATCATTATGAAAAACTGAGAGCCGTCACGATCAGCGCGGGAGTCGGGTCCGGATCTACGCTGAGTCAATCGATCGACGCACTCGAGACTATGATCCGGAAACACCTGCCGGCAGGGGCCAGTGTCAGTTATGCGGGAGAAACCAAAGAGTTCAAGGAATCATCCGGGAATCTTCACTTCATCGTCGTCCTGGCCCTGCTGGTGGTCTATCTCATTTTGGCGGCACAGTTCGAAAGCTTCCGCCATCCGGTCACGGTGTTGTTGTCGGTTCCGCCGGCCATGGCCGGCGCCTTGTTGGCGCTCTCGCTGTTTCGTGGCACCCTGAACATCTACAGCGAAATTGGATTGATGATCCTGATCGGACTCGTCACGAAGAATGCCATTCTCATCGTCGAGTTTGCCAATCAGCTTCGGCACGACGGCCGCTCGCTCCACCTCGCCATTGTCGAAGCGTCGGTCCTGCGTCTGCGCCCCATCATTATGACCACCATGGCCACGATTCTGGCTGCGCTTCCCCTGGCCTTGGCTTCCGGTGCCGGCGCGGCGGGCCGTTGGCACATCGGCCTTGTCGTCATCACCGGTCTCGCCCTATCAACACTCCTCACCCTGTTTTTGGTACCGGTGATGTATACGATGTTTGCGGAGGTGCGTCATCGAGAGCGTGCGCAGCAGGAGACGCAATCAGGCCGTTCGCCCGTCGTGGCGCTTAAGCCGACGCAGTCCTAATCGTTGGAAGGACTCCACGATCCGTGTCTCTATCTATGTGCGATCGAGTGTTCGCCTGCTTGCCATGGTCTTGTCGCGTCCTCGTAAAACACCAACTCGTTTGATGTAATCCACGATCTCTGCTGCCAACTCAGATGGATCTTTGGTGCTGGAATCAACTTCCACATCATAGATGATGCCCTGATGAACCCGATTGAACTGAGCGGCCGCTTCCCCGATCGTTCGATCCTGCCGTTGACGTTCCCTCCGATTCAGCTCATCCAACGAACAGTGAACCCCCACCAAGAGCAGGCTACATGCCTGGACCCTCTCTAGCAAATCGATCGCGTGTTCGGCTCGATCCATCGCATTGTCGATCACCAGAAAATTGCCCATCTCGACCAAGCGAGCGACGCAGGCATGAAAGGACCGCACCAACTGAGGATAGTTGAGGTCAGCGATATCCTCTCCATGCGTCATGCGGTAAAGGGCACTTGGAGGCACGGTGTACAAAATGCTGTCGATTGAGAAGTTCAAATAGACTGTCGGGAGCAATTGTTCCTGAAGTTGCTTGGCGATGGCAGTTTTCCCGGCGCTTGATGTGCCATTCAGGCAAATGATTTGTGGGGTTATCATGTCATGCCTTTCGCGCGAATGCCGATCCATATCACCTTCTCGTAGGGACATGATGGCTGGAGAAAGACAGGGGCGTTCTCTGCCCTCCACGTCCGGCTGCTTCGTCATTGACCGACTATATCATGGGTCGCGCGGGCAGGAAGGTTGAAACCTACACGCGTGCGCGACCATCGCATTCGTCGTTCGGCAACGTGTTGAGGCTATGACCCAGGATCGCAACAAAGATCTCATTCGCCGGTGGATTGCCTTCGCGAACTCTGGCTTTGCAGGAAATCTTGACGAGTTTATCGCTCCTGACTATGTCGGTCATGTGGGTGGGAGCACAATGGATCGACTGGAATTGGACCGATCAGAACGAGAGTTTCGTCGTGCCTTTCCGGACACTCACCACTCCATCGATGATCTGATTGCAGAAGATGACCGAGTAGTCCTGCGGTCGACCGCACGAGCCACACATCATGGAGAGTTCCAAGGTCTGGCGCCCGCAGATCGGAAAGTAGAATTTACCGCGATAGTCGTTTACCGAATTGAGTGCACGACCATTGCAGAATCATGGGGAGAAATAGATTTCCCCAGGCTTATGAGACAACTCCGATCCGCCCCATCGACCGGGAGGCGAACGAGTGACCAAGCGACCACTCGTCCAGCTTCGCATGCCATGGCGTATCCCAGTTTCAGCGAACCGAAGGCAGCCTGCCCGCTTCAGGTAACGGACCTCGGTCCTGTGCCCACTGCATTGGAGTCTCCACTCGGGCCTCTTCACCTCGTTGTTCGAGAGGAGGCTTCACGTCCTCGTGCTTGGATTCACCCGTCGCATCCCAGGCGTCCTGCAAGTCTCGCCAAATGTACACCATCAGTTTTTCCATGGGCGTCGGTCCCTTCGGTGCATCCACGGCGTAGCGTGTTGGGCATCTAGCAGGCCAACGAAGCCCACCGATTCTCCTCCTGGTTCCAGCACCTGCGCTGCCAACAAGGCCAAGACACCGCCGGTCGATCAACCTCTCACGTGATAGATGAGCTATGCGTTCACGGGGACGCCCCCGTTTATGAAGATGAGAGCCAAACGGAAGGAGCCGTTGGCAGCTTCTGGCGCTCACTTCGAGGACGAGGATCGATCGATGCAGCCTCGCCCCGTCAAGCGCCGGCCTACCCTGAGTCGGCCTGTTTGCGCTGTTGCGCGGCCAGCCATCGGCCCAGCCAGGCCCACAGAACCATGAGAGGGACCAGGACCCAGGCGATCTGTACCGTCGTCACGCTGAGCGCCTTGAGGCCAGAGATTACCCAACCGGTCGAGGCATCACCGGCGCGAGAAATCGCCGTATCGATAAAATTTTTCGCCTTATATTTCTCCTCGCGGCTGACCACCGTGAACAGCACCTCACGCGCCGGTTTCGAAAGCGCATATTCCCCTACTCGACGCAGCACGGAAAAGCTGACGTACACGACCAATCCCGGCCAGAGCGCAATGCCCAGAAACCCGAGGAGACTCACCGCCGGCAGAAACAGTAAGGCCGCCGCCAGCCCGAACCTGGCCACCACGCGGTTGGTGAGCAGTAGCTGCGTCAGCCAGGTGAGGATGTTGGTGGCAAAGTCCAGCATGGAGAACAGGCGCGTGCGGGCTTCCGGCGTGTCGAACTGTTGAGCCACCAGACGCACCTGTTCGAAATATAAGAAGGTGGCCGTCATGGTCAAAAAGGTCAGGTAGCCACAGATACCGAGTAGATACGGCGACGACCACACGAGGCGAACGCCGGCCAGAAAGCCTCCACCCAATGGTTCCCCGCTGTTCTCGTGATGGGACCGTGACCGGCTGCGGCTCCACATCTCCAGTTGGTAGATGCAGCCGATGCAGGCCACAAGGAAGGCAGCCGATACCAGCATCAACACCGGAACCGGGAACACATAGGTCAGTCCGGTCGTGATAAGCGGTCCGAACAAGGCGCCGGTGCTGCCGCCTGCCGCAATCATTCCAAAGAGGCGCGCCCCCTGCGCCGGCGTAAACAGATCGGCCATGAAACTCCAGAACACCGAGACGACGAACAGGTTGAATACCGAGAGCCAGACAAAAAACCCGCGCGCGACCCATTCGATGTACACACCGCTCGTCATCAAAAAATACAGGCCGATCAGATTGGCAATAAAGAACAGATAGACGGCGAGCAGCAACCGATAGCGGGAATACCTCGCCGATAACCAGCCGAACAGCGGCGTGACAGCCAGCAAGGTGACAAACGTGCCCGTCATCATCCAGGGAAGATTGTGGACCCCGCCCTGGATCGCCATTTCATCGCGCACGGGGCGAAGAATGTAGTAGCCGCAGAGGAGACAGAAAAAATATCCGAACGACCAGGCCAACGGCCGCACTTCTTGCGGCTCAGCCTGCACAAAGCGGAGCACTGACCAATGCGATCTCTCCATGAGACTCCAACTGTGTGTCAGTGTACCAGGCCGATGACCACCGGCACGAAGAAAATTTGTTAGAATGGGGCCCGCGGCTGGTCGTGAATCATTCGGCCCTTCTTGTTGAACACAGGCCCATCCATGATCGATCTCCGGAGCGATACGGTCACCAAACCCTCCCCCGCCATGCGCGAAGCCATGGCCCGCGCCGAAGTGGGTGATGACATCTATGGGGAAGACCCCACGGTCAACCGTCTCCAGGAGGTCGGCGCCGCCCTCGTGGGAAAACGCGCCGCACTCTTTGTGCCCTCGGGCACCCTTGGCAACCAATTGTCTCTGCGCGCGCAGGCTCAACCAGGACATGAAGTGATTGTTGAAGGTCAGTCGCATATCATTCGGTATGAGCAGGGCGCAGCGGCCGCATTGGCCGGAGTGCAACTCCATTGGGTGACCGGCAAGCAGGGGCTCATGACAGCGGAACAGGTGCAAGCCGCTATTCGTCCGAAGGATCCCTACAGTATCCAGAGTGCGCTGATTTGTATTGAGAACACGCACAATGCCGGAGGTGGCAGGGTCTACCCGCTCTCAACCATTCACGCCATTCGCGCCGTCGCCACCGCGCATGGCTTGCCCATGCACCTCGACGGCGCCCGCCTCTTCAACGCAGTCGTGGCATCGGGAGTGTCAGCCGCGGAATACGCGCGGCATTTCGACACGGTCACCTTCTGCCTCTCCAAGGGACTGGGAGCGCCGGCGGGCTCGTTGATTGCGACCGATGATCCCGGCTTGCTGGAGCGACTCCGCCGTTTTCGCCGCATGTACGGAGGCGCCATGCGCCAGTCCGGCATTCTCGCGGCGGCGGGCCTCTACGCCTTGGAACATCACATTCAACGCCTCAGTGACGACCATGCACACGCCAAGCGTCTCGCTGCCCGACTCCAACAGATTCCGGCCGTCACCATCGATCCAACCCTGGTCGAGACGAACATTCTGTTCTTCGACGTACACAGCCCGAAATTTTCCACACCGGCTTTCGTGGCCGCTCTCAAGCAGGAAGGCGTGCTGATCAACGCCGTCGGCGGATTCACGTGTCGCGCAGTGACCCATCTCGACGTATCGTCCGAGGCCATCGAGCAGGCCGCCGACCATATCGCGCGCGTGCTCAACCCATAGGCCCGGCGCCTCACATTGACAGGCTGTGTTCCCCCTCCTACAATGCCCACCAGCCGATTCGAGCAGAGAGGAATGCGTGTCGTTTCAGGCAGTGTCGTTTCAACAGATCAGTCGCATTCTTGACGTGACGGATGCCCTAGGACTCAATCGCGAGTGGGTGGAAATTCCCCTCTCGCCGGAACATCCCGGCATCGTCCGCAAACTCCCTAATGGAAAGCTTGAGATTGTCGTCGATGCCGACCAGCCGTTCGACACCTGGCTCGGCACGCTTGAGCAACAGATACGCCGTGTGCAGGCCGCCTGACCACGTTCAAGGATAGATATGGAATCACCCCTTGCAGCCTCTTCACCGCAGTCTTCCTCGGCACTCCCTTCGTCAGAGGAACTGAAGGCCGAGTTACTGGATATTCCCGAACCGCCTGAGATGCCTCCGGCAGTGACGCCGCCCGGTTACGACGAAGCCCTCGCTGGCGCCGTCAAGTACGTGCGGGCCAAACGCGGCGGCGATCTGGTCGGCATCATCCTCGTCGGGACCGGCGCACGGCGCGCCGTGACCGCGCACAGCGATATCGATCTCATTGTTTTGGTCAAAGGCCCGACCGATGGACAGGAAATGATTCGCGTGGGAGACCGGCTTGTCGATCTCCGCTACGGGGAATACAAGACCGTCTCCGAGGATCTGGCCTATTCTCCTCGTCTCGCGCCCCTGCTTCGCAAAGGACGGGTTCTCTATGACCATGAAGACATCGCCGCGCAACTCATCGCTAAAGCTGCGCAACGTTTTCGCCAGGGTCCGCCTGCGGCCACGATGCACGAACGCATCCGCCT
The Nitrospira sp. CR1.1 DNA segment above includes these coding regions:
- a CDS encoding chloramphenicol phosphotransferase; protein product: MTKQPDVEGRERPCLSPAIMSLREGDMDRHSRERHDMITPQIICLNGTSSAGKTAIAKQLQEQLLPTVYLNFSIDSILYTVPPSALYRMTHGEDIADLNYPQLVRSFHACVARLVEMGNFLVIDNAMDRAEHAIDLLERVQACSLLLVGVHCSLDELNRRERQRQDRTIGEAAAQFNRVHQGIIYDVEVDSSTKDPSELAAEIVDYIKRVGVLRGRDKTMASRRTLDRT
- a CDS encoding MFS transporter, whose product is MERSHWSVLRFVQAEPQEVRPLAWSFGYFFCLLCGYYILRPVRDEMAIQGGVHNLPWMMTGTFVTLLAVTPLFGWLSARYSRYRLLLAVYLFFIANLIGLYFLMTSGVYIEWVARGFFVWLSVFNLFVVSVFWSFMADLFTPAQGARLFGMIAAGGSTGALFGPLITTGLTYVFPVPVLMLVSAAFLVACIGCIYQLEMWSRSRSRSHHENSGEPLGGGFLAGVRLVWSSPYLLGICGYLTFLTMTATFLYFEQVRLVAQQFDTPEARTRLFSMLDFATNILTWLTQLLLTNRVVARFGLAAALLFLPAVSLLGFLGIALWPGLVVYVSFSVLRRVGEYALSKPAREVLFTVVSREEKYKAKNFIDTAISRAGDASTGWVISGLKALSVTTVQIAWVLVPLMVLWAWLGRWLAAQQRKQADSG
- a CDS encoding MMPL family transporter, which encodes MRLSALSIERPVLATVATLLLMLFGILSFSRLPVREYPDITFPVVSVLTVYKSADAQLVETDITSVLEDALSGVEGLRTLRSSSREGLSAISLEFALTRNLDAAANDVRDRVTRVQSLLPQAIEAPLVMKEDSEADGIMWLALISDRHSELDMTDFAQRQLKDRLAPLPGVSSVVLDGERRYAMRIWLDPDRLASRLLTVQDVENALLTQNVSIPTGRIESTHREFSVRMGGGLEQPAQFNRLILAYRDGYPVRLQDIGIAEIAPEDERKLVRVNGKPAIGLGIMKQSKANTLETARAVKRTLPSLESLLPEGMQLVTAFDSSIYIERSLKEVYEAVGISVLLVVMVVFIFLRSAKATLIPTVAIPGSILGTFVLMHVTGSSINTITLLGFVLAIGLVVDDAIVVVENVYRRIEQGMSPTQAALTGSREIGFAVISTTLTLAAVFLPIIFLPGIVGRLFSELGIAVAGSVLLSGFIALTLTPAMCARLLGSAATAGSSTQGSALDASAWLQWLTRRYRATLEMTLRRPLLTMLAALLSLAVSGLLFWTLSSELAPLEDTGWFAIHVNAPEGATLDYTDRYAKDSEQQAANIPEMDSYYTVVARGFRPTLVNRAVTWVTLKDWSDRDRAQREIVNDVEPALSAIPGATVFALNPPPFNQEDSKTPVQIVVRGPTYDVLDEIVAKVRHDATGHPSLINVDSDLDMNKPGLRVEINRDKAADLGIPIETIGRTLEVFLGGRKSSTFMREGKEYPVIMQTRPLHRGTKSDIDHLHVRGSRGDLIPLSNLVTLSETVAPKQLNHYEKLRAVTISAGVGSGSTLSQSIDALETMIRKHLPAGASVSYAGETKEFKESSGNLHFIVVLALLVVYLILAAQFESFRHPVTVLLSVPPAMAGALLALSLFRGTLNIYSEIGLMILIGLVTKNAILIVEFANQLRHDGRSLHLAIVEASVLRLRPIIMTTMATILAALPLALASGAGAAGRWHIGLVVITGLALSTLLTLFLVPVMYTMFAEVRHRERAQQETQSGRSPVVALKPTQS
- a CDS encoding aminotransferase class I/II-fold pyridoxal phosphate-dependent enzyme, with product MIDLRSDTVTKPSPAMREAMARAEVGDDIYGEDPTVNRLQEVGAALVGKRAALFVPSGTLGNQLSLRAQAQPGHEVIVEGQSHIIRYEQGAAAALAGVQLHWVTGKQGLMTAEQVQAAIRPKDPYSIQSALICIENTHNAGGGRVYPLSTIHAIRAVATAHGLPMHLDGARLFNAVVASGVSAAEYARHFDTVTFCLSKGLGAPAGSLIATDDPGLLERLRRFRRMYGGAMRQSGILAAAGLYALEHHIQRLSDDHAHAKRLAARLQQIPAVTIDPTLVETNILFFDVHSPKFSTPAFVAALKQEGVLINAVGGFTCRAVTHLDVSSEAIEQAADHIARVLNP
- a CDS encoding biopolymer transporter ExbD, giving the protein MGRDLDQINVIPLVDVMLVLLVIVLTTATFITTGQIPVQLAKAHAASERKDVPLVITITAEGTIFMNDTPVPENGLSSLLTAHPRESSVLVRADRVTVLDRFVSVVDEIRSLGFQQVSLEVVRS
- a CDS encoding TonB family protein yields the protein MSLALPVDSSQRQRASLCWAFSMSIHGLLIGLAVALLTEIPTPPPPTFKWDVAVVQPPPPATEPAPSPPVESQPPPTPQPVTQTHPRPQPVQQVKSQPVVQQVQRVTEPRPVQQTQPIRDSLPVQTAQPIQQVTTQQIATVTPTIQEPVSSTTEVAKTVVEHTAVVQESTPVVQQYSVPQAVASTEPVIKQAEPLTQIAAIESDAAPIETAPVPVEAPQQVEQAIVQRPVEPVQHRVVQQRTVRARPGERPDYGWLSQALWSSVDQRKRYPAEAKRNRWEGRVILRLTIEQRGAAVHLLDLVLEESSGHSVLDRHTLDMVRNAFPLQVKHQLALAKIQLDLPFSYRME
- a CDS encoding efflux RND transporter periplasmic adaptor subunit — translated: MTPRRTIYLLLFSLSAILGLLAVRWIGLTPVPASDIPNPPPSPTAVVLAPVTLDRIRHTIRAVGTLRANESIMIRPEIAGRIRQIWFEEGQAVEKDQLLVELDDSELQAEMAQAAAQLKVSRLTYERLKQLDLDGKRYVTKQQLDEVAGALQVSHANQSLSATRLAKAKIRAPFSGITGIRRVSPGDFVGTGLDLVNLEDLSLLKIDFKVPETLLRHLAPGQPIELTTDAYTGKTFNGTVYVIDPQVELTTRSVQLRARIPNPQQLLRPGMFAQVLLTYGEDERALMIPEEAVMPKQDKIYVYLANDGTARLREITLGTRIRGFAQVLSGLTEQDTVIRVGHHKVQENDPIVAVTDSVR